Proteins encoded by one window of Thermobaculum terrenum ATCC BAA-798:
- a CDS encoding response regulator, whose product MIRLLLVDDHTAFREALALICSIEEDISVISQAGSIEEARKYIQSVNFVLLDLGLPDGNGVDFVREIKSSNPACHVLVLTGSMNKLDLARAIDAGADGVMLKLSRVQDIIQAIRCISAGGSIHSPQEIAELLLLAGRARIEDANARDKIGQLTDREREILQAIAEGLSDKEIAARFNITVDTAHKHANNILRKLDTNSRLQAVLFALRHGAISL is encoded by the coding sequence ATGATCAGGCTTTTGCTTGTAGACGATCACACAGCATTTAGAGAGGCTTTGGCTCTAATTTGCAGCATAGAGGAGGATATTAGCGTTATTTCCCAGGCCGGTAGCATAGAAGAGGCTAGGAAGTATATACAAAGTGTCAACTTTGTACTGCTGGATTTAGGATTACCGGATGGTAACGGCGTAGATTTTGTAAGGGAGATAAAGTCATCGAATCCTGCTTGCCATGTATTAGTGTTGACCGGCAGTATGAACAAGCTAGATTTAGCTCGGGCTATAGATGCCGGTGCTGATGGGGTAATGTTAAAGCTGTCCAGAGTACAAGACATAATTCAAGCTATTAGATGCATATCAGCTGGTGGTTCAATTCATAGCCCTCAGGAAATAGCTGAGCTTTTACTTCTAGCTGGCAGAGCCAGGATAGAGGATGCAAACGCCAGAGATAAGATAGGACAACTCACTGATAGGGAGAGGGAGATATTACAAGCAATAGCAGAGGGTCTAAGCGATAAGGAGATAGCCGCAAGATTCAACATAACTGTAGATACAGCTCACAAGCACGCTAATAACATCCTACGTAAGCTAGACACTAATTCTAGACTACAGGCTGTACTCTTTGCACTCAGGCATGGAGCTATAAGCTTATAA
- a CDS encoding sensor histidine kinase: MSNVLIGSTCSTSNSFNPLKNKDLQAMARFSHELKVPLSTISLIAELLDESQESNECKGLITHLKSSVNWLKTMVEDIETWTSIVDRRLVLKLEPVSIVECVHEAIQILEPISNQKHKRILLLAPDELSPAWADKVRIKHVLINLLSNAINYSLDGDQIEVEVLERDGFVETRVRDHGPGMDSSELDKVFESFFRGSVGRESYSKGQGLGLSIVKAIVEMHGGVVGVQSSRGVGTTFWFRIPLALDKNPKSCSRLFASI, encoded by the coding sequence ATGAGTAATGTCCTAATTGGGTCAACCTGCAGTACTTCTAACTCCTTCAACCCTCTAAAGAATAAGGATTTACAGGCCATGGCTAGATTTTCTCATGAGTTGAAGGTGCCTCTTTCTACTATCAGCTTGATTGCAGAACTGCTTGATGAGTCGCAAGAAAGCAACGAATGTAAGGGGCTAATAACCCATCTAAAAAGCAGCGTCAACTGGCTTAAGACTATGGTCGAGGATATTGAAACTTGGACCTCCATTGTGGATAGAAGATTGGTATTGAAGCTAGAGCCCGTATCTATAGTTGAATGTGTTCATGAAGCAATTCAGATTTTGGAGCCGATATCTAACCAGAAACATAAAAGGATCCTACTGCTTGCCCCCGATGAATTGTCTCCGGCTTGGGCGGATAAAGTCAGGATTAAACATGTGCTGATCAACCTGCTTAGTAACGCAATTAACTATTCTCTTGATGGCGATCAGATAGAAGTCGAAGTTTTGGAGAGAGATGGCTTTGTCGAAACAAGGGTCCGAGATCACGGACCAGGTATGGATTCTTCAGAGTTAGATAAGGTGTTCGAATCATTTTTCAGAGGTAGCGTTGGCAGAGAGTCTTATTCTAAGGGGCAAGGGTTAGGGCTTTCCATCGTGAAAGCGATAGTAGAGATGCATGGAGGGGTTGTGGGGGTACAGAGCTCCAGAGGGGTAGGAACAACGTTCTGGTTTCGTATCCCGCTAGCCCTGGATAAGAATCCTAAGTCCTGTAGCAGACTTTTTGCAAGTATCTAG
- a CDS encoding response regulator transcription factor, protein MKVLVADDDLDMLDVTAYALRREGFNVIAASDGLQALRRWQMDHPDVVVLDANMPKMNGFEVCKRIREQSNTPVILLTALNDEDHIVQGFHIGADDYVTKPFSHRQLAMRIRAVAKRNSSASSVDFSGKLVSGPLSLDRDTHEVLLDDREIHLTPTEFKLLYILVANAGRVVPSSRLVEYAWGYDEGDESLLKTHISHIRRKLGMPSESLGNIVVLPRVGYKFMVSS, encoded by the coding sequence GTGAAGGTCTTAGTAGCTGACGATGATTTGGATATGCTTGATGTCACAGCCTATGCGTTAAGAAGGGAGGGTTTCAATGTAATAGCAGCAAGTGATGGATTGCAAGCTCTACGTAGATGGCAAATGGATCATCCCGATGTCGTGGTTCTCGATGCGAACATGCCCAAGATGAACGGTTTTGAAGTCTGCAAGCGTATCAGGGAGCAATCCAATACACCTGTGATATTACTAACTGCGCTAAACGATGAGGACCATATAGTTCAAGGGTTCCATATAGGCGCAGACGATTACGTGACTAAGCCTTTCAGTCATAGACAATTGGCTATGCGGATACGAGCTGTTGCCAAGCGCAATTCAAGTGCTTCTAGCGTTGACTTTTCAGGTAAGTTGGTATCCGGACCACTATCCCTTGATAGAGATACACATGAGGTTCTTCTGGATGATAGGGAAATACACTTGACTCCTACAGAATTCAAGCTGCTCTATATACTTGTTGCAAATGCTGGTAGAGTGGTGCCTTCTTCTAGACTGGTTGAGTATGCTTGGGGATACGATGAGGGAGATGAATCCCTGCTTAAAACTCATATAAGCCATATTCGCAGAAAGCTAGGCATGCCTAGTGAATCGCTGGGCAACATAGTCGTTCTACCTAGAGTGGGATATAAGTTTATGGTTTCTTCTTGA
- a CDS encoding cation diffusion facilitator family transporter: protein MHHHHHHSHDHHGHHHHHGHHHDHSREGNKKGLTIALLITIGIMLLEFFGGLITNSLALLSDSGHMLSDASSLVLSLVAIWFATKPASPNKTYGFYRFEILAALFNGVTLFVIAGFIIWEAIERFYNPPTVASGSMMIIASIGLFANLLSAWALMRKGDVKNNVNLRSAYLHVIGDALGSVGAIIAGIVMWIFDWYVADPIISILVALLILKGAWRVIKHTVHILMEGTPITIDQNEVKKALESIEGVVDVHDLHIWTITSGLDSLSCHILIEDHQDSQKVLQDAIHMIEEKFKILHTTIQIETSQIHHGEMKASEKQYRVMSAIVISGLNAYLLFLANRIF, encoded by the coding sequence ATGCATCATCACCACCATCATTCTCACGACCACCATGGTCATCACCATCACCACGGACACCATCATGATCACAGTAGAGAAGGGAATAAAAAAGGGCTTACGATTGCACTTCTCATTACCATTGGAATTATGTTATTGGAGTTTTTTGGAGGTTTAATCACAAACAGTCTAGCTCTTCTTTCTGACTCTGGTCATATGCTTAGTGATGCCAGTTCACTTGTTCTTAGTCTAGTTGCTATTTGGTTTGCCACCAAACCAGCTTCCCCCAATAAAACGTATGGCTTTTATCGTTTTGAAATTTTAGCCGCTTTATTTAATGGAGTTACCTTGTTTGTAATCGCTGGATTTATTATTTGGGAAGCAATTGAACGTTTTTACAACCCACCAACGGTAGCTAGCGGCTCTATGATGATCATTGCGTCCATTGGTCTGTTTGCCAATCTTTTAAGTGCTTGGGCGTTAATGAGAAAAGGGGATGTGAAAAATAATGTCAATCTTCGTAGCGCTTATCTTCATGTGATCGGTGACGCCTTGGGTTCCGTAGGTGCTATCATCGCTGGGATTGTCATGTGGATCTTTGATTGGTATGTCGCAGACCCCATTATTTCCATTTTGGTTGCCTTATTAATCTTGAAAGGTGCTTGGAGAGTTATTAAACATACGGTTCACATTTTGATGGAAGGAACGCCCATTACCATTGACCAAAATGAAGTGAAAAAAGCCTTAGAAAGTATTGAAGGAGTGGTTGACGTTCACGACCTTCATATTTGGACCATTACTTCAGGATTGGACTCATTAAGTTGCCATATTTTGATTGAAGATCATCAAGACAGCCAAAAGGTTTTACAAGATGCCATTCACATGATTGAAGAAAAATTTAAGATTCTGCATACAACCATTCAAATTGAAACCTCTCAAATCCATCATGGGGAAATGAAAGCTAGCGAAAAACAATATAGAGTGATGTCAGCTATTGTGATTAGCGGCTTAAACGCATATTTATTGTTTTTAGCTAATAGAATTTTTTGA
- a CDS encoding ArsR/SmtB family transcription factor, with amino-acid sequence MSKKDTCEIYCYDEEKVNRIQGELQKEDISSVVLLFKALADENRAKIAYSLCQDEELCVCDIANIIGASVATTSHHLRTLYKQGIVKYRKEGKLAFYSLDDDHIKQLIMIALVHDKEVKVRV; translated from the coding sequence ATGAGTAAGAAAGATACATGTGAAATTTATTGTTATGACGAAGAAAAAGTCAATCGAATACAAGGGGAATTGCAAAAAGAAGATATATCCAGTGTTGTCCTGTTGTTTAAAGCACTGGCAGATGAAAATAGGGCAAAAATTGCCTATTCACTTTGCCAAGATGAAGAGTTATGTGTATGTGATATTGCCAATATCATTGGGGCTTCTGTTGCAACCACTTCCCATCATTTACGGACTCTTTATAAACAAGGGATTGTAAAGTATCGAAAAGAAGGAAAGCTAGCATTTTATTCGCTGGATGATGACCATATTAAGCAGTTAATCATGATTGCGTTAGTACATGATAAAGAGGTGAAAGTCCGTGTCTGA
- a CDS encoding heavy metal translocating P-type ATPase encodes MSEQQAKLSKSEAKTYRVQGFTCANCAAKFENNVKSLPGVQDAKVNFGASKITVWGTTTIEELEKAGAFENLKVREDKEKSVKREPFWKQKENIKVYISAVLLVISWFLGKQYGEEHIFATIGYAAAILIGGYSLFIKGFKNLVRLNFDMNTLMTVAILGAAAIGEWGEGATVVILFAISEALERYSMDKARQSLESLMDIAPKEALIRRGNEEMMVPVDDIQVGDIMIVKPGQKLAMDGIVIKGTSTLNQAAITGESVPVTKTVGDEVFAGTLNEEGLLEVKVTKRVEDTTLSKIIHLVEEAQAERAPSQAFVDRFAKYYTPAIIIFALLLAVIPPLFMGADWSEWIYRGLAVLVVGCPCALVISTPVSIVTAIGNAAKNGVLIKGGIYLEEAGNLKVIAFDKTGTLTKGIPSVTDVVTYNGNENELMTITAAIEKGSQHPLASAIIRKAEEDGLNFNDVSVEEFQSITGKGVKAKVNNAMYYVGSPGLFEELLPNGIQSEIKEQITTLQIQGKTVMVLGTEKEILALIAVADEIRESSKEVIRKLHQVGIEKTVMLTGDNQRTAEAIGKQVGVSDIKADLLPEDKLNFIKELRDKYRSVAMVGDGVNDAPALAASTVGVAMGGAGTDTALETADIVLMSDDLSKLPYTIKLSRKALAIIKQNITFSLGIKALSLLLIVPGWLTLWLAVFADMGATLIVTLNSMRLLKVKE; translated from the coding sequence GTGTCTGAACAACAAGCAAAATTATCTAAATCAGAAGCGAAAACCTACCGTGTTCAAGGATTTACTTGTGCAAACTGTGCGGCAAAGTTTGAAAATAATGTAAAATCATTGCCCGGTGTTCAAGATGCTAAAGTAAACTTTGGAGCATCTAAAATTACCGTTTGGGGTACAACAACCATCGAAGAATTAGAAAAAGCAGGAGCTTTTGAAAACTTAAAGGTTCGGGAAGATAAAGAAAAATCAGTCAAGCGTGAACCTTTTTGGAAGCAAAAAGAGAACATTAAAGTGTATATTTCCGCCGTTTTGCTTGTGATCAGTTGGTTTTTAGGGAAGCAATACGGAGAAGAGCATATCTTTGCGACAATTGGATATGCTGCAGCAATTTTAATCGGTGGATATTCGTTATTTATAAAAGGTTTCAAAAACCTAGTTCGATTGAATTTTGATATGAATACGCTGATGACAGTGGCGATTTTAGGAGCTGCAGCGATTGGTGAATGGGGAGAAGGTGCAACGGTTGTTATTCTATTCGCCATTAGCGAAGCCTTAGAGCGTTATTCCATGGATAAAGCTCGTCAATCCCTTGAATCGTTGATGGATATTGCTCCAAAAGAAGCATTAATTCGTCGAGGAAATGAAGAAATGATGGTCCCTGTTGACGATATTCAAGTCGGAGATATTATGATCGTAAAGCCTGGTCAGAAATTAGCGATGGATGGAATCGTCATCAAGGGTACATCTACGCTAAATCAGGCTGCCATTACGGGAGAAAGTGTTCCAGTAACCAAAACAGTCGGTGATGAAGTCTTTGCAGGAACATTGAATGAAGAAGGGTTATTGGAAGTAAAAGTTACAAAACGAGTGGAAGATACAACTCTTTCGAAAATCATCCATTTAGTGGAAGAAGCTCAAGCAGAACGAGCACCTTCTCAAGCGTTTGTAGATCGTTTTGCCAAATACTATACACCAGCCATTATCATTTTTGCTCTTTTACTAGCCGTTATTCCTCCATTATTTATGGGTGCTGATTGGAGCGAATGGATTTATCGAGGTCTAGCTGTATTAGTGGTTGGTTGTCCGTGTGCGTTGGTTATTTCCACGCCTGTTTCGATTGTAACTGCCATTGGAAATGCAGCGAAAAACGGTGTGTTAATTAAAGGTGGTATTTATTTAGAGGAAGCAGGAAACTTAAAAGTGATTGCTTTTGATAAAACAGGAACATTAACAAAAGGTATTCCTTCCGTCACCGATGTAGTCACTTATAATGGCAATGAAAATGAACTAATGACCATTACAGCAGCCATTGAAAAAGGCTCACAACATCCACTTGCTTCCGCCATTATAAGAAAAGCAGAAGAAGATGGATTGAATTTTAATGATGTATCGGTTGAAGAATTCCAATCCATTACAGGTAAAGGGGTCAAAGCCAAAGTAAATAACGCAATGTATTATGTCGGAAGTCCAGGTCTTTTTGAAGAACTTCTTCCAAATGGCATCCAATCAGAAATAAAAGAACAAATTACAACCCTTCAAATACAAGGGAAAACGGTCATGGTATTAGGGACGGAAAAAGAAATTCTGGCGTTAATTGCCGTGGCAGACGAAATAAGAGAATCATCCAAAGAGGTTATTCGAAAACTTCATCAAGTCGGTATTGAAAAAACGGTGATGCTGACGGGAGATAACCAAAGAACAGCCGAAGCCATCGGAAAACAAGTCGGTGTTTCCGATATTAAAGCCGATTTACTTCCAGAAGATAAACTGAATTTCATCAAAGAGCTTCGCGACAAGTATCGAAGTGTTGCGATGGTTGGAGATGGTGTGAACGATGCACCAGCTCTTGCAGCTTCAACCGTTGGTGTGGCAATGGGTGGTGCTGGAACCGATACAGCCCTAGAAACAGCCGATATTGTCTTAATGTCTGATGATTTAAGCAAATTGCCATATACGATTAAATTGAGCCGCAAAGCTTTAGCGATTATTAAGCAAAACATTACTTTCTCTTTAGGGATTAAGGCATTGTCATTACTGTTAATTGTGCCTGGTTGGTTAACGTTATGGTTAGCGGTATTTGCGGATATGGGAGCAACATTAATCGTAACATTAAACAGCATGCGATTGCTAAAAGTTAAAGAATAG
- a CDS encoding ISL3 family transposase, whose protein sequence is MRKEGERWIFELSLPEQCPLCPVCLKRTIKMTDKKKQWMHGYAQRIGIFWIELPVERRRCSTCGVTFSTSYPAISPRSVATDAFQRWVAQSCIGTSIQAVARMLKLPYTTVERWFYTHAPSFLSNDVQPKAVCVDEFAFRKGHDYGVAIMDAETGEVYAMEAGKNEEAIGRALAHVSRSVQYVVSDLAPAMKKAIQRVCPEATHVVDYFHVIQLFTDALERCRKYLGKGGKKHGNVRYVCRLLSQCPEKLTEEERQIIREWYNESDYLKSVYQSLQHVRYVFKSKDEQQAKRRLKAWIHRYLFCPCSVVRAIAKSLVKRTDEMISCILSHYSNGKMEGTNNKIKLMKRRGYGYRNIQRFALRVRLETANILS, encoded by the coding sequence ATGCGAAAAGAAGGGGAACGTTGGATTTTCGAACTGTCTCTACCCGAACAATGCCCGTTATGTCCTGTCTGCTTGAAGCGCACGATCAAAATGACAGACAAAAAGAAGCAATGGATGCATGGCTATGCTCAGCGAATCGGAATTTTTTGGATCGAACTTCCTGTCGAGCGCAGACGTTGTAGCACGTGTGGCGTGACGTTCAGCACGTCGTATCCAGCCATCTCTCCTCGAAGTGTGGCGACGGATGCTTTTCAGCGATGGGTCGCGCAATCTTGCATCGGAACATCCATTCAGGCGGTGGCTCGTATGCTCAAGCTTCCTTACACGACCGTTGAACGATGGTTTTATACCCATGCCCCTTCCTTCCTATCGAATGACGTCCAACCAAAGGCGGTTTGTGTCGATGAGTTTGCTTTTCGAAAAGGGCACGACTATGGAGTGGCGATCATGGATGCCGAAACGGGAGAAGTGTATGCCATGGAAGCAGGAAAGAACGAGGAAGCCATTGGGCGTGCATTGGCTCATGTGTCTCGTTCCGTTCAGTATGTCGTGAGTGACTTGGCTCCAGCGATGAAAAAAGCGATTCAACGGGTTTGCCCAGAGGCGACACATGTCGTCGACTATTTCCATGTCATTCAGCTGTTTACCGATGCGTTAGAACGTTGTCGCAAATATTTGGGCAAAGGAGGCAAGAAACACGGAAATGTTCGTTACGTTTGCCGTTTATTGAGCCAATGCCCAGAGAAATTGACGGAGGAGGAACGTCAAATCATACGAGAATGGTATAATGAAAGCGATTACTTAAAGTCTGTTTACCAATCGCTCCAACATGTTCGCTATGTGTTCAAAAGCAAAGATGAGCAACAGGCGAAACGACGCTTGAAGGCTTGGATTCATCGGTATTTGTTTTGTCCTTGTTCCGTTGTTCGTGCCATCGCAAAATCACTCGTCAAACGAACAGACGAAATGATATCGTGCATTTTATCCCATTATTCGAATGGGAAGATGGAGGGAACGAATAACAAGATCAAGCTGATGAAACGTCGGGGATACGGATACCGAAATATCCAGCGTTTTGCACTGCGGGTTCGGCTGGAAACAGCTAACATACTTTCATGA
- a CDS encoding xanthine dehydrogenase family protein molybdopterin-binding subunit has protein sequence MAYSSLIGARVRRKEDPRLITGRSTYVGDLRLPGMCYISFVRSPYAHAKIRHIDTTEAINVPGVVAVFTGEDLINDYEPMPMSSSGEGEAPDSSQETSHTHYAISIGKVRYVGEIIAAVVAETPEAATDAASKVQVDWEELPTVADIEAALSPEAPRLYDNTNSNVEHVWRYSNGDVNGAFKSAHKIIKQRMINQRLAGIPMEGRAVVASPDPMVGGVTVWSSTQAPHLSRGDIAKVLRLPENAVRVIAPEVGGGFGVKIGIYPEDVALAAIARRLNIPVKWVETRSENLMATTHGRAQITTLEAAVDKDGKVQALKMHILADVGAYPVAPGIAELTGRMSTGVYDIPAVEIEATCVYTNTTPVAAYRGAGRPEAAYYIERMMDIIADELGLDPVEIRRRNFIPPHAFPYRTATGELYDSGEYNKALTKALELADYNSLRKEQRKLRDQNSNILIGIGISCYVEMCGFGPYDSAIVRVDPSGNVTVFTGISPHGQGQETTFAQIVADTLGVDYEKIIVRHGDTRETPQGMGTMGSRGLVVGGSALVRAVDKIREKATKIAAHILEAAPEDIEVLKGKYQVRGVPSRRVTFAEIASKAYSGDLPEGMEPGLESVDFFTPLELVYPFGAHVAVVEIEKDTGVIRLRDYVSVDDCGRRISPMLVEGQVHGGLAQGISQALYEAVVYDSQGQLLTGTLMDYNVPRATQLPSFITDKTETPTPHNPLQAKGIGEAATIGSTPAVANAVVDALEPFSIRHIDMPFWPEKIWRIINSSSH, from the coding sequence ATGGCTTATTCATCCCTCATAGGTGCCAGAGTAAGAAGAAAGGAAGATCCCAGGCTAATAACAGGAAGATCAACATATGTAGGGGACCTCAGATTACCAGGCATGTGCTATATCTCTTTTGTGAGAAGCCCCTACGCACATGCCAAAATCAGGCACATAGACACAACAGAGGCCATTAACGTACCAGGGGTGGTGGCGGTATTCACCGGAGAGGATCTGATAAATGACTACGAACCTATGCCTATGTCGAGCTCGGGCGAAGGAGAGGCTCCAGATAGCTCCCAGGAGACCAGCCATACCCACTACGCAATTTCCATAGGAAAGGTACGCTATGTAGGTGAGATAATTGCTGCGGTAGTTGCAGAAACTCCGGAAGCAGCCACAGATGCAGCTTCTAAGGTGCAGGTGGATTGGGAAGAGCTCCCAACCGTAGCTGATATCGAAGCTGCTCTAAGTCCAGAGGCTCCAAGACTGTACGATAACACCAATAGTAACGTTGAACACGTATGGCGATACTCGAACGGAGATGTAAATGGAGCCTTCAAGAGCGCGCACAAGATAATAAAACAGCGAATGATTAATCAGCGCCTAGCTGGCATACCAATGGAAGGTAGAGCCGTAGTTGCTTCTCCTGATCCAATGGTAGGCGGTGTAACTGTATGGTCCAGTACTCAGGCCCCTCACCTATCGAGGGGTGATATAGCCAAAGTACTCCGATTACCCGAAAACGCAGTAAGGGTAATAGCCCCTGAAGTAGGAGGAGGATTTGGGGTCAAAATAGGTATATATCCGGAAGACGTAGCTCTCGCGGCTATTGCGCGTCGTCTTAACATACCAGTTAAATGGGTGGAAACAAGAAGCGAGAACCTTATGGCCACCACACACGGTAGGGCACAGATAACTACACTTGAAGCTGCAGTAGACAAAGATGGTAAAGTACAGGCTCTCAAAATGCATATTCTTGCAGATGTGGGAGCATACCCGGTAGCTCCAGGAATAGCAGAGCTAACAGGTAGAATGAGTACTGGAGTCTATGATATCCCGGCGGTTGAGATTGAAGCCACCTGCGTTTACACGAATACCACCCCTGTGGCGGCATACAGGGGCGCTGGTAGACCAGAAGCTGCTTATTATATAGAACGTATGATGGATATCATTGCTGATGAGCTAGGCCTAGATCCTGTAGAGATCAGGCGTCGCAATTTCATTCCACCTCATGCTTTCCCCTACAGAACCGCAACTGGAGAACTCTATGACAGTGGAGAATATAATAAAGCTCTTACGAAAGCTCTTGAGTTGGCGGACTACAATAGCCTAAGGAAAGAACAGCGAAAGCTAAGAGATCAAAACAGCAACATTCTAATAGGAATCGGTATCTCGTGTTATGTCGAGATGTGCGGTTTTGGTCCATATGATAGTGCCATAGTAAGGGTAGATCCCAGCGGAAACGTAACGGTTTTCACAGGCATATCTCCTCATGGTCAGGGACAGGAAACAACATTTGCTCAAATCGTTGCTGATACACTAGGTGTAGACTATGAAAAGATAATAGTAAGGCACGGCGATACAAGAGAGACTCCCCAAGGTATGGGTACCATGGGAAGCCGCGGTTTAGTGGTAGGAGGTTCAGCTCTGGTAAGGGCTGTCGATAAAATACGTGAAAAGGCAACAAAGATAGCTGCTCACATCTTGGAAGCAGCACCAGAAGACATAGAAGTATTGAAAGGCAAATATCAGGTAAGGGGAGTACCGAGTCGTAGAGTGACATTTGCAGAAATAGCATCCAAAGCTTACAGTGGTGACCTACCCGAAGGAATGGAACCTGGTTTGGAGTCCGTGGACTTCTTCACCCCCCTAGAGCTTGTGTATCCCTTCGGAGCGCACGTAGCAGTAGTAGAAATAGAGAAAGATACGGGGGTCATACGCCTTCGAGATTACGTTTCGGTAGATGATTGTGGAAGAAGAATAAGTCCTATGCTTGTAGAAGGTCAGGTACATGGCGGTCTGGCTCAAGGCATATCACAAGCGTTATATGAAGCAGTTGTATACGATTCTCAAGGCCAGTTACTAACTGGAACATTGATGGACTACAATGTACCGCGAGCCACGCAACTCCCCAGCTTTATAACCGATAAGACTGAAACCCCTACACCTCATAACCCTCTTCAAGCAAAGGGCATAGGAGAAGCAGCCACTATAGGCTCTACTCCAGCAGTAGCAAACGCAGTAGTGGATGCATTAGAGCCTTTCAGCATAAGACATATAGACATGCCCTTCTGGCCAGAGAAGATCTGGAGGATTATAAACTCCTCATCTCATTAG
- a CDS encoding vWA domain-containing protein has product MNSGVQVGLSQVVDFVRGVALTSLQEEDIRTVGLSTLINRKEDIDKFNAAWENYWQGEKIDQAGSSLPSQAHKSDGLLPRINNESTAVRNNLPIQPQTIDISHDTDNNNETPNNLATLYSPDEILRHKDFSKLSPDELLRARKLIQQMRLQMPLRRSRRLVPSIKGRKLDIRKSIRNQIKYRELISTSWKDRKFKPRKIVLLCDISGSMAPYASMLIHFMYTLRQDNAAIETFVFGTKLTRITKLMQSKDIDKVLKRVSEEVQDWAGGTRIGESLHTFNTRWARRMLQQGAIVIIISDGWDCGDVDLLSREMARLQRSSYRLIWLNPLLGTPGYEPLTRGIRAAMPFIDDFMSVHSLASLEHLVKLLREIPSVRSPRKQAPGLLI; this is encoded by the coding sequence ATGAATAGCGGCGTTCAAGTAGGACTATCCCAAGTAGTAGATTTTGTGCGTGGAGTAGCCCTCACTTCGCTGCAAGAAGAAGATATAAGAACAGTGGGTCTATCGACACTAATAAACAGGAAAGAAGATATAGATAAGTTCAATGCGGCCTGGGAAAACTACTGGCAGGGAGAAAAGATAGACCAGGCAGGGAGTTCTCTCCCATCTCAAGCTCACAAGAGCGATGGATTGCTACCTCGGATAAATAACGAATCCACCGCCGTGCGTAACAATCTACCGATACAGCCTCAAACTATAGATATAAGCCATGACACTGATAACAACAATGAAACACCCAACAATCTGGCAACATTGTACAGCCCAGACGAGATACTGCGGCACAAAGATTTTTCGAAGCTGTCTCCAGACGAGCTGCTAAGAGCTCGAAAGCTCATCCAGCAAATGAGGTTACAGATGCCGCTACGAAGATCGCGTAGATTGGTTCCATCTATAAAAGGTAGGAAGCTAGATATCAGAAAGTCCATACGAAACCAGATAAAGTATAGGGAACTGATAAGTACCAGCTGGAAAGATAGAAAATTCAAGCCCAGAAAGATAGTTTTACTATGCGACATTAGTGGGTCCATGGCTCCATACGCCAGTATGTTAATACACTTTATGTATACGCTTCGTCAGGACAATGCAGCGATTGAAACCTTCGTGTTTGGAACGAAGCTCACCCGCATAACAAAGCTCATGCAGAGCAAAGATATCGACAAGGTATTGAAGAGGGTATCAGAGGAGGTTCAGGATTGGGCAGGTGGTACTAGGATTGGTGAATCTCTGCACACTTTCAACACCCGCTGGGCAAGAAGAATGCTCCAGCAGGGTGCTATTGTAATAATAATCAGCGATGGATGGGATTGTGGAGACGTCGATCTTCTATCAAGGGAAATGGCCCGTTTACAAAGATCAAGCTATCGACTAATATGGTTGAATCCACTACTTGGGACCCCTGGATATGAGCCTCTTACAAGGGGAATAAGAGCTGCTATGCCTTTCATTGATGATTTTATGTCGGTGCACAGCCTAGCTAGTCTAGAACACCTGGTTAAGCTCCTCAGAGAGATACCATCAGTTAGAAGCCCCAGAAAGCAGGCTCCTGGACTTCTAATCTAG